The Anolis carolinensis isolate JA03-04 chromosome 2, rAnoCar3.1.pri, whole genome shotgun sequence genome has a window encoding:
- the c2h17orf75 gene encoding protein Njmu-R1, whose product MLPSLQLSVDGDERELESSEEGGGLPEERKPERSSNSYYCLYGYQGCRLSQGGENDDGSPSSTSAESPSSDDFSLSLVDTNLPPEEEMELRSYIAKQFAKGSFFEGMGNVTSVELSIPESRVGCYYCLLQPEKSTEAESLESSDSALDYVVCFLGGSEKGLELFRLELDRYVQDLKINLDSEENNLETYIKPFLRTWFEDSVCPIQRVVQLFQEKLALLLHAALSCTPVEVKDSDGRTKKDIHKFLRAASLQDLVRETTVTSLCTAMTEGHKPVEIDCSGPQLQFHNAGRNKFCEDWMQAFLNGPEGGNPFLFQQILENFKLKAIQDINNLKRFIRQAEMSHYALFKCYLFLKNCGSGDVLLKIVKVEHAEMPEAKNVISVLEEFMREPACRLNSSPEHRTTYTLQN is encoded by the exons ATGTTGCCTTCCCTCCAGCTGTCTGTCGACGGAGACGAGAGGGAACTGGAGAGCAGCGAGGAGGGGGGCGGCTTGCCGGAGGAACGGAAACCGGAGCGCAGCAGCAACAGCTACTACTGTTTGTACGGCTATCAAGGCTGCCG TTTGTCTCAGGGAGGAGAAAATGATGATGGGAGTCCAAGCAGTACTTCAGCTGAATCTCCATCTTCTGATGACTTCAG CCTGTCTTTGGTGGACACCAACTTACCCCCTGAAGAAGAGATGGAGTTGCGCAGTTATATTGCCAAACAGTTTGCAAAGGGGTCCTTTTTTGAAGGAATGGGCAACGTTACATCAGTGGAGTTGAG TATACCAGAAAGTCGAGTTGGTTGTTATTACTGTCTGCTCCAACCAGAAAAATCTACAGAAGCAGAAAGCCTGGAATCAAGTGACAGCGCCTTGGACTACGTGGTCTGTTTTTTGGGAGGCTCAGAGAAGGGGCTTGAGTT GTTCAGACTTGAGCTTGACAGATATGTTCAAGACCTGAAGATTAACCTAGATTCAGAG GAAAATAACTTGGAAACCTACATTAAACCTTTCCTCAGAACGTGGTTTGAGGATTCAGTCTGCCCAATTCAGAGAGTGGTACAGCTCTTCCAGGAGAAACTTGCACTTCTCTTACATGCT GCTCTGAGTTGCACCCCAGTTGAAGTCAAAGACTCTGATGGAAGGACAAAAAAGGATATTCACAA GTTTCTTAGAGCAGCAAGCCTTCAGGATCTTGTCCGGGAAACCACAGTGACTTCATTATGCACAGCAATGACCGAGGGACACAAACCAGTGGAGATAGATTGCAGTGGACCACAGCTGCAGTTCCATAATGCAG GTAGGAACAAGTTCTGTGAAGACTGGATGCAGGCATTTCTGAATGGTCCTGAGGGGGGAAACCCATTTCTTTTCCAGCAGATACTGGAGAACTTTAAACTGAAG GCCATACAAGACATCAACAACCTGAAGCGGTTCATCAGACAGGCAGAAATGAGCCATTATGCTTTATTCAAGTGTTACTTGTTTCTGAAGAATTGTGGCAGTGGAGATGTCCTCTTGAAGATCGTGAAAGTGGAACACGCAGAAATGCCAGAAGCCAAAAACGTCATCAGTGTCCTTGAGGAATTCATGAGAGAACCAGCTTGTAGGTTAAATTCCTCTCCCGAACATCGGACTACTtacacattgcagaattaa